In the Panthera leo isolate Ple1 chromosome D3, P.leo_Ple1_pat1.1, whole genome shotgun sequence genome, aacccaacttccctgcagtttataaaaataacctttttttttttttgaagccagCTTCTTCTTACCTCCAGCCAATTGGTGAGCCCTTCCCAGCCTGCACAATCCATCAAAGAAAGACAGTGCTGGGCATTGTTGcacctttttaataaaaatgagtaaacactGTAGCACGAGACTTAGAAACTCAGAGAAAATAGTATATGAACCATAGTTGGAAAGGGAGGCATGTTCCAGTTTCATGgggaaataatttcctttcccttgagTGAGGAAATCAGAGAAATATGGAATATATGAGCTAGAAGGAACCTTACTGATCTAAAAGAAGCTTAGGGAGGTTGTCTGTTCCAGGTCCCCTCAAAAAACTCTTGGTTCATGTGTTTATCTCTCATAGAGGGTGGTTGACCTTTTAGATTACTTACCCAGTTACTCAGGGCCAGGTAACTTCCCTGCCTCTTGCATATCCCTGAAACTCCTGAGAGGGTCTATGATATGCCTTATGCAACCAACATATGTTCATTATAATGGAAATAACTTATTTGCTCTCTTTTAGATATCTTACAGAACTCAACACATTGGGATCTTGAAGATCGTAGCTCTGATGGTGGCTGTCTGGGTTCTGGCCTTCTTAGTGCACGGGCCAATAATTCTAGTTTCAGAGTCTTGGAATAATTCCAGTGTCAGAGTCTCGGAGAAAAAGGACTGTGAACCTGGGTTCATTTCCAAATGGTACATCCTCGCCATCACTTCATTCTTGGAATTTGTGGTTCCAGTCTTGTCAGTGGCCTATTTCAACATATACATTTACTGGAGGCTGTGGAAGCGTGGTAATCTCAGTCGGTGGCAAAGCCAGCCTGGACTCACTTCTCCTACCCCTCCCAATAACTGTGGACGCTCACTCAGGGGTGGACTGTTTTCAAGAACATCTCTTCCTGAACTGAAGGAAACAGCAACATCTGTTCCTTCGAAGAGACACGGTAGAAAGAGCAGTCTCTTGTTTTCTCTAAGAGCCCAGACGAATAGCAATATAATTGCTTCCAAAATGGCTTCCCTCTCCCATTGTGATTCCCTGTGTCTTCACCAAAGGGAACACATTGAACTGCTCAGAGCCAGGAAATTAGCCAAGTCACTGGCCATTCTCTTAGGTGTTTTTGCCTTTTGCTGGGCTCCATATTCTCTGTTCACGATCATTCGTTCATTTCTTTCACCAGAACAGCGTCCTCAAACAATTTGGTATGAAATCACCTTTTGGCTTCAATGGTTCAATTCCCTTGTCAATCCTTTTCTGTATCCATTATGTCACAAGCATTTCCAGAAGGCTTTCTTGAGAATATTTCATGTGAAAAAGCAACCCATACTAACACAAAATCGGTCAATGTCCTCTTAAAGATGattttatcatttacaaaaattttagtCTTAAGCTCACATACATGAATTTGATCTGacattcatttttccctttccactAGGCAAGGCAAAATGAGAAAAGTCCATAATATTGTAACACTtgcaaacttaaaagaaaaatcagaaactgGAAGTCAAGGGAAAATAACCAGAAATAGACAACAATCTTTTTTGTAAACTCACAGCCACAAATGCACTGTACTTTTCTTACTCATTGCCTCTTCCTTGTCTTTTAGATCTTTATATAACACTGATTGCAAAAGTCAAGAGTTCTTGTTTTCTATGTTCAGTGTTTGCTATAGTGTTAAGtgaatttcccttttattttatagtGATGAGAAATTGTCAAGTTGTAAAGTCATTTTTTCCTAAAGCATACAATAGAAGAGGGAGATATATTGTCCTCTTCGCTGGAAGTGGGAAGGCATGTTGGGGTTTGAGTTGTCAGGAGCAGGGAGCCAGGGTGTGCCCAGATGGAAAGGTAGAAGGCACGTGTACTTCCAGGCTCTATGCTACTGattccagaaaagaagaaagtgtgGGGAGGGAAGAGCAGGTAACTGCGGTTCTCAGAGTTCCTCAGAGGGCCTGGCAATCATAGGATAAGAGAGTAAGTGAGAGACAAGATCACCAACTGGTTGAAAGATGGCTTTCCTTTtgtccttcctgccctcttcTTCCAACTTCCACATCAGCTAAACATCTGTGAGAAAATATGTAAGAGAAAGGCTATGAGATGGCAAAAGGACTCTATGATTAAACTTGATGTAGCTGTTTAACATTCTCAGAACTAATAGATgtcaataattattaataaaatatacttctgtatttatttgaCGTCTTTAACGTGTGTGTAGTGCTAAGAGTGATTTCTTTATGTGCCATTAGTGTAAGTTATACCTTGCTGATGAGTCACATTTTCTTAGTCtggtgatgttttatttatttatttttttgttattattaattcttcttcctcctcctcctccacctttcctcttccttctttgtaataaaattttattttgatttcattgtTAATTTCATCTCCCCTATAAGGTTTTATTAGTGTTTCTTTGGTAACTTCTCAGAGTTCCTTAGTCATTTCCGTATTCTTTAGATCTTTTAAACCTTGGTTAATTTCAAACACTAAAATATGAAAATCCTTTAAGTACATAAATACTTAGATATGCCTATGATTTTTATATGCAATTGTGCCTTGCATTAAGTTCAAATATAGGAGACACATGTTTAACATTCAATagtatcacctcatgccagtcacagtggctaaaatgaacaaatcaggagactatagatgctggcgaggatgtggagaaacaggaatcctcttgcactgttggtgggaatgcaaactggtgcagccactctggaaagcagtgtggaggttcctcagaaaattaaaaatagatctactctatgacccagaaatagcactgctaagaatttacccaagggatacaggagtgctgatgcacaggggcacttgtaccccaatgtttatagcagcactttcaacaatagccaaattatggaaagagcctaaatgtccatcaactgatgaatggataaagaaattgtggtttatatacacaatggaatactatgtggcaatgagaaagaatgaaatctggccttttgtagcaacgtggatggaactggagagtgttatgctaagtgaaataagtcatacagagaaagacagataccatatgttttcactcttatgtggatcctgagaaactgaacagaagaccaggggggaggggggaaaaaaaaagaggttagaaagggaaggaaccaaaatataagagactcttaaaaactgagaacaaactgagggttgatggggggtgggagggaggggggggtgggagggaggggagggtgggtgatggatattggaggagggcaccttttgggatgagcactgggtgttgtatggaaaccaatttgacgataaatttcatatttaaaaaaaaacattcaatagTAAtgttgaaaatttgagaaatgaaCCCTTACAAATACACAACTTTTTATAAAGTTGTTACTTGTCAGCTATTGGCTTTGACATTTATACATTAGTAGTTGGGATTTCATATGATTACTATAGCCgtgaatgtttattgaattgtGTGGCCCCATGAAAACTTTTTCTGGTTGAACCCTAGgggaaacaaacataaatattcataatgtATTTTCTAAACTATAGAAAATATGTCTCATTCAAAGATGTGATCAATGTAAAACATACTGGGGGAGacagggaagatggcggcgtaggaggacgctgggctcaccgcgtgtcctgctgatcacttagattccacctacacctgcctaaataacccagaaaaccgccagaggattagcagaacggactctccggagccaagcgcagacgagaggcccacggaagagggtaggaagggcggcgaggcagtgtgcgctccacggactggcgggagggagccggggcggaggggcggctcgccggccaagcagagcccctgagtctggctggcaaaagcggggggggggggggccggacggagtgtgttccgacagcaagcgcgacttagcgtctgggaggtcataagttaacagctctgctcagaaagcgggaaggctggaggacaaagggagggagagctgctgagcccccggacgacagagctcagtttggtggagaacaaaggcgctcgccagcgccatctcccccgagcatcccccagccaaaatcccaaagggaaccagttcctgccagggaacttgctcgctccgcgcaaacacccaactctgtgcttctgcggagccaaacctccggcagtggatctgactccctcccgctgccacagggcccctcctgaagtggatcacctaaggagaagcgagctaagcctgcccctcctgcccccgtgcaccttgcctacccaccccagctaatacgccagatccccagcaccacaagcctggcagtgtgcaagtagcccagacgggccacgccaccccacagtgaatcccgcccctaggagaggggaagagaaggcacacaccagtctgactgtggccccagcagtgggctggaggcagacatcaggtcagactgcggccccgcccaccaactccagttatacaccacagcacaggggaagtgccctgcaggtcctcaccactccagggactatccaaaatgaccaaacggaagaattcccctcagaagaatctccaggaaataacaacagccaatgaactgatcaaaaaggatttaaataatataacagaaagtaaatttagaataatagtcataaaattaatcactgggcttgaaaacagtatagaggacagcagagaatctcttgctacagagatcaagggactaaggaacagtcacgaggagctgaaaagcgctttaaacgaaatgcaaaacaaaatggaaacgacaacggctcggattgaagaggcagaggagagaataggtgaactagaagataaagttatggaaaaagaggaagctgagagaaagagagattaaaaaatccaggagtatgaggggaaaattagagaactaagtgatacactaaaaagaaataatatatgcataattggtatcccagaggaggaagagagagggaaaggtgctgaaggggtatttgaagaaattatagctgagaacttccctgaactggggaaggaaaaaggcattgaaatccaagaggccagagaactcccttcagacgtaacttgaatcgatcttctgcacgacatatcatagtgaaactggcaaaatacaaggataaagagaaaattctgaaagcagcaagggataaacgtgccctcacatataaagggagacctataagactcgtgactgatctctcttttgaaacttggcaggccagaaaggattggcacgatatcttcagtgtgctaaacaatGTAAAacatactgttattttttttgcCACTTCAAAGAAAATGCTGCAAACTGtctatgaaataatatttgttgctttaaaaaatgttcatttttataatattcatttatttttgagagagagcacacgagcagggaggggcagagacaaagggagagagagaatcccaagcaggctccatgctctcagcgcagagcccgacatgagacttgaactcacgaaccatgagatcatgacctgagcagaaatcaagagtggatgcttaactgactgagccacccaggagccccaacgaaacaatactttaaaaatcacattgatAGTAAGTCCCATTCTGATTTCAGAGTTGTTGAAATGTGAGCAATGTGTGTCTTGGAAGTGATGAAATATGATACATGTATGATGAATGAACAGAACAAGGCCAAGCCTCCGTGAAATGAgtgtttgaataaataaatacttttgatgGTACCgtcatgtattcatttaacaaacatttattaggaGTCTACCACGTGTTAGCTACCTAACTGTAAAGATGCCGATGAACTTTGTTGATTTAAATTCCATAGGGTAGGAGTTTTATTTTGGGGTTCTCTAACTGTAGTGTTAGGCACCCCACAGGTGCGCAGTAGATATTTATTGAGGAGGAATTCATTAGGCATTTTCCTTAAATATGGAATATAAATTCTAGGTTTAAAATCCAAGGCTTTTAAATTTGCCCTGGagaaacttcaaaatatattttgcattataAGTAAAGTAGTATGTACTGATcataaaaagacaataataaaacaattcctGTAACCAAGAAACAGTCATAATTATTAGTTTGGTGTAGGtgtttctagggaaaaaaaataatgtaattccatttttagaaaCACGCGTTTGTATATCTAAACTTCTCACAATATCCTCAGGTGAATTTTTCCCTGAAATGAAGTTTCCTATTCTAGATGAGTAATTATTGTCCCTTTCCCCACATATAGAGCTgacttaaaaatacttattaaattttaaataaaaatacctaatttcaaattgatttaaaatacttcaatatgtaatacttaattttaagtattttaaaatacgtatttttcaaaatttaaaatactaacaCATTTTAAATCCAGACCCAATTTCACTGGTATAATTAGCAGAACATTTCTTAGAATGTTGTTTCCTGAGCGTTGGCTTTGGTTGACCTGTTTAGAAatagaggagggcacttgtcaggatgagcactgggtgttgtatgtaagcaaatGCGCCACaagaatctacccccaaaaccaagagcacactgtacacactgcatgttagccaacttgacaatcaattatatttaaaacaaaaattaaaaataaaaatatatacatatttaaaattttaaaagagaaagaaatagattcaagaaggagcacctgggtggctcagtcggttaagcatctgactttggctcaggtcatgatcttgcggttcgtggctccaagctccaagatggactgtgctgacagcctggagcctgcttcagattctgtgtctccctctctctctacccaccccgcccaagctctctctctctctctcaaaaataaataaacgttaagaaaaatagATTCAAGAAGAGCGAAGACAGATTTAGGGATATAAATGCTAATTATGACTGACACTTCAGGTCTAGTCTTTTTACGAATCATGAGGGCTTTGATATAAGTAACAGAACAATCATAACTATTTTACAGAAGTCTTTTTTGTGGCTGGTTGGTAACTACTTTCTTGTAGCAAGGATCTTGgcatttgaagaaattatttttcacattatgatttcagaaaaagaaattctagcaTACAAAATAAACTTTGTGTTCTAATGATTGTTATCAGTCAGGGTTGAGTCAAGGAAACAGAGGgtatgttaattatttcaaacagAAGGAATTTAATACAAAGACTTGGGTAAATACAGGCTATTGGAAAGCTAAATGAGAAAGAAGTAGATGTTGACAGAGTCCATACATAATAACTTAAGCGAGCAATAACCATctttagggacagagagaaacgaAAGAGAATCAAAGAGAATCTGGGATCCCAGAGGACCAATACTTGGAGTTCTAACTGGTGCTTCATGCCCAATAGTTAGGGCTTAGATGCCAAAGGGGTGGGGTCGCCAGTGCTCAGACTTCCATGGTGGGTGGGGCAGGATACTTTCCTTCATTTAGTTACTTCCATTTACTGGTTGTTTCCTTCCACCATGGGAATTACAACTCCTGCTCTATATGTAAAAAGAAGAGTGATTCATGAAACTAGTGAGTACCCCAGAAAGTACAAATGTGGccttttctgtttgaaattttatGTTCTGGGGTTCTTTCAGTTAGGATTCCTTAAGTTACAAGTGACAGAAATACCATTTGAACCACCTGGGCCAAAGTGAGTGTCTTGGTTTCTGTTGCCAAAGTGCAGAAACACAATGGTATGAGATAGTCCAGGGACACTGTGACAACTTTATTTTACATGTGGCTTCTCCATAAGGCTGGGATGATGAATGCTCATGTTCTTCTTGATCCAATGGGGACAGCACCTCTCCTAgtaatgatgagaaaaaaaaaatcttggaaaataTCAATTGAGTGCCCAATGGTTACCTTGTGTTAATATCTCAGGACCAATCCCTGTGGGGGAGAGTAGATGCTAGTACTGCCCTCTTGGGTTAGTTCCTCCTTCAGACTAATCTCTGTGGCAGGGAAGTAGGGTCAGCCCATTCAAACTATGCGACCTGGAGAGGGAGAAACCGTTTCCTTAAATGAAGAGAGGTACAGTTaccaaaagaagaggaaagagataataaaatctATTCTAGGGGATATTCAAACATTGGGGATATCGTGAAGATCTGATTGTCTTCCTTATACATCGTGTGAGCGTGCCCAAATGGACACAATTCTCTATCCCTTCCTGTATCCCCACCCTTTGCAATGTAACTTTGCAGCTCTTCTCATCAAGAGGGATTTGCTGTGGCCAATAAGCTGCTACTAATAGGCAGCAGAAGTGACAAGGCAGATAGGTCTCAAGTGGCCTGTGCATGTCTCTTCTCACTCTTAGAACCTTGCTCAGCTGTCAGGTGCACACACGCAGGTTGCGCGACTGGAGGATGCGAGACCATGTGGAGCAGAATCAAGCTGTAGTAGCTGAGCCCATCTTGGAGCAGCTGGACCCTGGCTGACTCAGCAGCCAATTGGAGGTGCATGGGCAAATGCAGGCTAACCAAGACCAGCTGAAGGGAGCCTAGTGTGGCCCAGACAAGAAGAATCACTCGGCTAAGCCAGAGACTCCTGAGCAATGGCAAGACACTGCATTTTGGGAGTGGTTTGTATTCAGCAATAGGTAGCTGACATGGCAAGCGCTTACCCTACCGTGTTGATTTCCAGAGAGATGTAGATATTTACATCACTCGTTCTTTTGTGGGAGCTGAGAAAAGAGACATACACATTCTTATGTAATGCGACAGACATTTTTTAAGGGCAGACCTACTTCTCCACAGAAACATAGTCATTGCAAAATGACTTCATAGCAAGGGTAATTGATTTTGAACCATCATAAACGAATAGGGTAGATGCACCCATGAGGGTAAAGTTGCGTTGTGGGGATGGAAGAGAAAGGGCATCACAAGTTTCAACAAGCTGTTCTTAGCTATGTACGTCTCTCCCTTAATTGCCTCCTTCAGTTTCTTCAAGTTTCTACCTTAAGTCAGGTCCCGCAACCTAACTCCATTGCAACTGGTTGTGCGGTTTGTATTAAATAGTCTGTCTTTTTTGAATGCTTTTCTCCTTGCTCACGCCTGTAGTGATGTCTTTCTATGCCTGAACTTCtgagaagaagaggggaaaggacAAGACTTTAAATAGAACCAGCCAGTCTGGTTAGTGATAAGTAGCTCTATGAAGGATTAGCGGAAGAAGCCGAATTTATCTTGTTCAGATTGCAATTCtgcctttctctgttctcttacCACAGATCACAAGGAGTTGACCATAAAAGGAAACATCCTGCAGGAAAAGTTTAGGTAACTGTTGGTTAACCAGAGCAGGTTAGTTAACCTGCTGAGGTATTACAGAGCCTAACTGACCTTGGGGGAAGAAAGTACCCAATTCCAGCTGGCAGTAGCCATCCTGACCCATTTAACTgcggagaaaaaaaaatccagaaagtttGTGGAGTTCACAGTTCAGAGTCAAGGGCTCCGTAAAAGACCTAGACCTAATCACAGGACTAAAGAGCacttcccctccactcccctccccatcaCATTATAAAGGCCTATTGACAGCAGGTCCTTTTATTCAGTACATCCAATCTGGCTAGCAGAAAAAATGACAAggcataccaaaaggcaaaaaaaaaaaaaacaacacaatttgAATACATTGAGagagcatcagaaccagacatggcagAGATGTTGGAATGATCAGAccgggaatttaaaacaactatgatgaatggataagttcAACAGCATGTAAGAACAGATGGGCAACATCAGCAGAGCAATGGAAATCCTAAGGAAAGTTTAGAGAATTGTTGAAACCTTTTTCTGATGTTCAGCCTTTCCTGAAGCTTTTAATAGTCAAGATAAAGACATAAAAGGTATACTTTTTCCTTGATAGAAAGGCTTTTATCTGGTCCTTCTAAGAACCTGGAAGACAAATGTTTTCAGAATGATTGCTCTATCTTTCCTGTGCTCTTGCCCCAATCTAGGCTATCTGGGTAATGGCCAAGGTAGCAGTTAAGCAACTTGTTGGACGTTCTCTTTTCTGACTTCCTGTTTCTGGAAGACAACTGTTTTGAGTTCAACctttatttttgggttttgttcctCTAATTTCACTGGCTCAGGCTGGGCTGAAGTTCACAATTACTGACCTACGAATAGCTCTCAAGGGCCTGTGGTCCCCCTGGTACGGAGTTGGACACCCTGATCTAGTCCTCAGTATTCCTTACTCTCTAGCATTCATGAGGACCCAGAAGAGGGTCGCCTGGAGTTCTAAAGCCCACATCCTTCTACATTGCTCTCCAGACTGAGGATAATGTATGCTGCTTTGAGAAAATAGCTCCAACAGTGTTCCCATCAGATAGTGGGcactgggtggggggcaggttaGGTGGAGTCCATCCTTGCCTTTAAGGGTTACATGTCAGCTAGCTTGGAATCAACAGGGACTTGCACACAAATGTGCACAGCCACGAAGTGACACAGCATGATGAATGGTTCGTTTATAGTGATGTTTGTAGGGAGGCAAGAGAGGGCAGTGCCCTACAGCTGTGCTGTTGCAGAATtaccctgtctgtctctgtctctccaagcAACCCAGTCCCTCCATGGCAAGGCCATGTAGCTGTTCTCTCTGACCAGCATAGACAAGGCTTCCACTGGAAAAAGCTACAATAGGATTTGCATGGATAATGATAACATGGAAACTTGTGTACGTGACAGACAGGATTAATTGCCTTATCCCTTAGAACACCTGTGTAAAACAGACACCATTGTTATTCTTCTGCAGTGGACAAGGAAACTAAAGAACAAAGAGAGTAGATGACTTGCCCCAGTGATATAATCAGCAGGTAACGTCACCAAACTTGAACTCAGGGAGTCTGACACTAGCGCCAGGATGCATAAGCCCCATCCCACACGGCCTCTCCACACTTAGCAAATCTCTGCTTACTCCTCCCACACAGGAACATTAGTGAATCAGAGCTTTTATGAGGAAGTGAGTGTAAACGAACtcaacaaaaccccaaatcaaatcaaataaacacaaaacaaatccaaatcaAGGAAACCCAAACATAATGGTCCTTTCCCCCACTTTCACAATAGTTAGGCTCTATTTTCTCCACAAGATGGCAGTAATTCCACATAGTTTTCTGCTTCGCGTTTCTGGAGGAGCGGCCGCTGAATAAATACATAGGCAATATGGTTTTGTGTTACAATTCAAAGAAATCTGATAACAGCCATCTCActtgtcaatattttaaattgaattaagcTCATAAAATCAGGGAAGGCTGTATAAactctgtaaaaacaaaacaacgacCTTCCCCCGCCCCTGGCCCCCACTAGAAGGTATGACTGAGCCAAGGTGCTCCCATAAGGGCACTAGTGTGCACACACatccacaaacacacacgcatCCACCTTGTCTCATACATCTTCCCACATCCACCCACACAcatccacaaacacacacatatccacacaCCCACAGCAACCCATACACACATCTATACACCCACACAGATCTACTCCCTCCACAGCCAcacaaaaacacaacacacacacacatagacacacacacacatacacagacatgcATATTCCAAGAACAAGAATCTTTTCTCAAGGAATCTTTTAAAAACCCCTTAAGACTAAAAGGAAAGTATAAAAGTTTTTCTGTgcctatttcatttgtttcatctgCTAATCTTTCCTTTGTGAAAACATGACAaactattgctttttaaaaaaaaatcactgcaaaaaaaaaataaataaaatcactgcaTTACAGGATCTCCAAAGCCTATGAAAAATTTTTCTTCCCCcccaaaaagcttctgcaaaaagaaactatcaacaaactgaaaagacaacctatggaatgggaaaatacttgcaaatcatggGTCTCATAAGGACTCAATACCCAGAACACATAAAGAACTCacataactcaatagcaaaacccccaaataacccaattaaataatgggcaaaggacctaaacagacatttttccaaagaagatacatgaaagTATATGTACTTGTTGTACacaaaaagatgttccacatcaccAATtggttagggaaatgcaaactaaaacacaGTGTGATATCCCATCACgtctgttagaatggccatcatcaaaaagacaagagataacaaatgctcacgtggatgtggagagaagggaatcctagtgcactgttggtgggattgaaaattggtacagccactatggaaaacagtatgaaggatgctcaaaaattttaaaatagaactaacaTATGATTTAGgatttccacttctgggaatatatccaaaggtaATAGAGGATCTCTGTGTCCCCAtgttctcagcaattgtatttacaatagtcaagacatggaaacaacccaagtgtccactgatggatgtatggataaagaaattgtagtatatatatacaatgggatattactcagccatgaaaaaacaaggaaatcctaccatttgtgacaacatggatggtccTTGAaggcattaggctaagtgaaataagtcagacagagaaagacaaatactgcgttatcttatttatatatggaatcttaaaaaaaacccaaaacaaaataaagaaccccaacaaactcacagatacagagaccAGATTGGTGACTGCCAGAGGTGGAGAGCAATGGTggggaattggaggaaggtggtcagaAAGTAcgagcttccagttataaaagaaatgagTACCAAGATATAGTGtataacatgatgactatagctaatGCGGCTGTATGATATATAGGAAAGTCATTAAGAGAGCAAATCCTGAGAGTtctt is a window encoding:
- the HRH4 gene encoding histamine H4 receptor; protein product: MSASTNSTIALLPSTHIFLAFLMCLVAFAIMLGNAVVILAFVVDQKLRHRSNYFFLNLAIADFFVGMISIPLYIPHTLYGWSSESKLCVFWLIVDYLLCTTSVYNIVLISYDRYQSVSNAISYRTQHIGILKIVALMVAVWVLAFLVHGPIILVSESWNNSSVRVSEKKDCEPGFISKWYILAITSFLEFVVPVLSVAYFNIYIYWRLWKRGNLSRWQSQPGLTSPTPPNNCGRSLRGGLFSRTSLPELKETATSVPSKRHGRKSSLLFSLRAQTNSNIIASKMASLSHCDSLCLHQREHIELLRARKLAKSLAILLGVFAFCWAPYSLFTIIRSFLSPEQRPQTIWYEITFWLQWFNSLVNPFLYPLCHKHFQKAFLRIFHVKKQPILTQNRSMSS